One Paraburkholderia aromaticivorans genomic region harbors:
- a CDS encoding RNA-binding S4 domain-containing protein — translation MNYRIATDAGAKLRIDKWLWAARFFKTRSLAADAVEKGHVRIGGASVKPAKDVRVGDLVEIEIERIVWQVEVLGVCDVRGPASVAQTLYAETEESKVKRQVEQERRKTYREPAAALHGRPTKRDRRTIDKLSGGD, via the coding sequence ATGAATTACAGGATTGCAACCGACGCGGGCGCTAAGCTGCGCATCGACAAATGGCTTTGGGCGGCGCGCTTCTTCAAGACGCGCTCGCTCGCGGCGGACGCTGTCGAAAAAGGACATGTGCGTATTGGCGGTGCCAGCGTCAAGCCGGCTAAAGACGTGCGGGTCGGCGACCTGGTCGAGATCGAGATCGAGCGGATTGTCTGGCAGGTGGAAGTGCTGGGCGTATGCGACGTGCGCGGCCCGGCGAGTGTCGCGCAAACGCTTTATGCGGAAACCGAAGAGAGCAAGGTGAAGCGGCAGGTCGAACAGGAGCGGCGCAAGACGTATCGCGAACCGGCGGCCGCATTGCACGGCCGGCCGACCAAGCGCGACAGGCGCACTATCGACAAACTTTCAGGTGGGGATTGA